In Candidatus Binatia bacterium, a single genomic region encodes these proteins:
- a CDS encoding penicillin acylase family protein, translated as MKPIPAGRPSRRAAFVCAALLPLVASSAFAAASIFREPAWGLPHIYGDTDLDLAYENGREISKDRLAQLILLARAGRGTLAQAFGLLDPSFVDSDIETRLSGYTSKEYQAMFAKLPPSAQAYLLRYCDGVNDTIEAALASPTGTAGDLRPIEVTVLSGLPGTNLSSDLFGNATNLSDQVDPYYKAPGGADPARPNGGYQFTPEMALAVGVLEVRNFGLNTFQEENRLSELLALQNAHGQATGEQLWHDYNFLVDPLAPSSVPDPQSPGYGGPLAQANDPKSAMLEARALADASTRWKGRDWEASAEEIHARAASREALLKKWSAWPKLGSYGWIISADRSQTGHPWLGGFPQTGIQTPSLMHYVENRSGEGISGNGMEFVGAPYVLIGHTDSVSYTTTTAQLRVIDSFFEQVIAENVDAARYNDQGTPAAMSKRTENIIQGGVPPTNVPKVFWRTHERGGNGGSRAVLDFVGDAEGTAESGSTTTLVDNQASFAPALVGGYVMITDGAGAGQVRLVSAASGTTLSVSSPFTTAPGAGSVYVAAGSGKNITAVAYDSGAWMEESTTAYAFSLFQKAHNVMEMRAAVRLIPSTHNFFAADNKTFNGVGTAASYGNIGYWSSGYSRIRQDASDPEMPLDGTGPNPLVVAEGTLSAATATTAADSVASFGSFAPDPVNHRYDNPGSVGHEYVISIVSGTGAKQSRRIVSSTANAVTVEYPWGAVPAAGDHYEIYEIVGMPEAVNPSQGYVANWNNKAAWSDLGDDFGREHRVTFILERLAADANWTRDKQRQLNKDVAGTDSRGKLGRQLVPRIREAVDAAGDGGNPAVDTVLAALEAHNGAPHFGRYFDDPVTATTTAGEPVFLDTLINNLATTIYGDEYAGALAVPTGERALALVIHAIDSADHTPANAYQQQYGGDYFNGSDWKVVVRDAFSTLASGGIPAPAARGQSHYDHPLAPLDSALSFTPTPFGNRGTWEQIVESGPTIKGEFMFPLGQSGTIRGSFSAIPPSLTVKSIDPNVTSLQPLWRDWRFLPMLHVSQDLASGSVDADGDGVADAFERYYFNSTAADDKANSDGDGATLLQEYLHGTDPTDADTDNDGLEDGFDGLDQDRQGSGFQSMKAEFRLNGTQDSFLLVGRFGTGPFVFDESVDTVLVSVRTINDAALVSATLPPGSLTADGLKYSLKDPAGVNGGISLFALKLGDSPEKPASLKLRTIHEDLPGVATSGVPVYQISVTLHHAADNSDRKILDARPWTASPRITRAQSTLPTGSVPVYH; from the coding sequence ATGAAACCGATTCCTGCCGGGAGACCATCCCGGCGCGCCGCATTCGTGTGCGCCGCGCTGCTGCCGCTCGTGGCGTCGAGCGCTTTTGCCGCCGCGTCGATTTTCCGCGAGCCGGCCTGGGGCCTTCCCCACATCTACGGCGACACCGACCTCGACCTTGCCTACGAGAACGGCCGCGAGATCTCCAAGGACCGCCTCGCCCAGCTCATCCTGCTCGCCCGCGCCGGCCGCGGCACGCTCGCGCAGGCGTTCGGCCTTCTCGACCCGAGCTTCGTCGACAGCGACATCGAGACGCGTCTTTCCGGCTACACGTCGAAGGAATACCAGGCGATGTTCGCGAAGCTGCCGCCTTCCGCGCAGGCTTACCTGCTGCGGTACTGCGACGGCGTCAACGACACGATCGAGGCGGCGCTCGCGTCGCCGACCGGCACGGCCGGAGACTTGAGGCCGATCGAAGTGACGGTGCTTTCCGGCCTTCCGGGAACCAACCTGAGCTCCGATCTTTTCGGCAACGCGACGAACCTGTCCGACCAGGTCGACCCATATTACAAAGCGCCGGGCGGCGCAGATCCGGCTCGCCCGAACGGCGGCTACCAGTTCACGCCGGAGATGGCGCTGGCGGTCGGCGTACTCGAGGTGCGCAACTTCGGGCTCAATACTTTCCAGGAAGAGAACCGCCTGTCCGAATTGCTCGCCCTGCAGAATGCGCACGGGCAGGCAACCGGCGAGCAGCTCTGGCACGACTACAACTTCCTCGTCGATCCGCTCGCGCCGTCGTCGGTGCCCGATCCGCAGTCTCCCGGCTACGGCGGCCCCCTTGCACAGGCGAACGATCCGAAGAGCGCAATGCTCGAGGCGCGCGCGCTTGCCGACGCCTCCACTCGCTGGAAGGGCCGCGACTGGGAAGCATCCGCCGAAGAGATCCACGCGCGTGCGGCCAGCCGCGAAGCGCTGCTGAAAAAGTGGAGCGCGTGGCCCAAGCTCGGCAGCTACGGCTGGATCATTTCCGCCGACCGCTCCCAGACGGGGCACCCGTGGCTCGGCGGCTTTCCGCAGACCGGAATCCAGACTCCGTCGCTGATGCACTACGTCGAGAACCGCAGCGGCGAAGGCATCTCCGGCAACGGCATGGAGTTCGTCGGCGCGCCGTACGTGCTGATCGGCCACACCGACTCGGTCTCGTACACGACGACCACCGCCCAGCTGCGCGTCATCGACAGCTTCTTCGAGCAGGTGATCGCCGAGAACGTCGACGCTGCACGCTACAACGACCAGGGCACGCCGGCTGCGATGAGCAAGCGCACCGAGAACATCATCCAGGGAGGCGTCCCGCCGACCAACGTGCCGAAGGTGTTCTGGCGCACCCACGAGCGCGGCGGCAACGGAGGATCGCGCGCGGTGCTCGATTTCGTCGGCGATGCCGAAGGCACCGCCGAGAGCGGATCGACGACGACACTCGTCGACAACCAGGCTTCCTTCGCACCGGCGCTGGTGGGCGGCTACGTGATGATCACCGACGGCGCAGGCGCAGGCCAGGTGCGCCTCGTCTCGGCGGCATCCGGTACGACGTTGTCGGTATCGAGCCCGTTTACCACGGCGCCCGGCGCCGGCTCGGTGTACGTTGCCGCCGGCAGCGGCAAGAACATCACCGCGGTCGCCTACGACAGCGGCGCGTGGATGGAGGAATCGACTACCGCCTACGCGTTCTCGCTGTTCCAGAAGGCGCACAACGTCATGGAGATGCGCGCCGCCGTGCGCCTGATCCCGAGCACGCACAACTTCTTCGCCGCCGACAACAAGACCTTCAACGGCGTCGGCACCGCCGCTTCCTACGGCAACATCGGCTACTGGTCATCCGGGTACTCGCGCATCCGCCAGGACGCTTCGGATCCGGAAATGCCGCTGGACGGAACCGGACCTAATCCGCTCGTCGTCGCCGAAGGCACGCTTTCGGCGGCAACGGCGACCACCGCAGCGGACAGCGTCGCATCGTTCGGCAGCTTCGCGCCCGATCCGGTCAACCACCGCTACGACAATCCGGGCAGCGTCGGGCACGAGTACGTGATCTCGATCGTCAGCGGCACCGGCGCCAAGCAGAGCCGGCGCATCGTCTCGAGCACGGCCAACGCGGTCACGGTGGAATACCCGTGGGGCGCGGTTCCGGCCGCGGGCGACCACTACGAGATCTACGAAATCGTCGGCATGCCCGAGGCCGTCAACCCGAGCCAGGGATACGTCGCGAACTGGAACAACAAGGCCGCGTGGTCCGACCTCGGCGACGATTTCGGCCGCGAGCACCGCGTGACGTTCATCCTCGAGCGCCTGGCGGCCGACGCGAACTGGACCCGCGACAAGCAGCGCCAGCTCAACAAGGACGTTGCCGGGACCGACAGCCGCGGCAAGCTCGGCCGCCAGCTCGTTCCGCGCATCCGCGAGGCGGTCGACGCCGCCGGCGACGGCGGCAATCCGGCAGTCGACACCGTCCTGGCTGCGCTCGAGGCCCACAACGGCGCCCCGCACTTCGGTCGCTACTTCGACGATCCGGTGACCGCGACGACGACGGCCGGAGAGCCGGTCTTCCTCGACACGCTGATCAACAACCTGGCCACGACGATCTACGGCGACGAGTACGCCGGCGCGCTGGCAGTGCCCACCGGAGAGCGCGCGCTGGCGCTGGTGATCCACGCGATCGACTCGGCCGATCACACTCCGGCCAACGCGTACCAGCAGCAGTACGGCGGCGACTACTTCAACGGCAGCGACTGGAAAGTCGTCGTGCGCGACGCGTTCTCGACGCTTGCCAGCGGCGGTATTCCCGCGCCGGCAGCGCGAGGCCAGTCGCACTACGATCATCCGCTCGCACCGCTCGACAGCGCGCTTTCGTTCACGCCGACGCCGTTCGGAAACCGCGGCACCTGGGAGCAGATCGTCGAGAGCGGACCCACCATCAAGGGTGAGTTCATGTTCCCGCTCGGCCAAAGCGGCACGATTCGCGGAAGCTTCTCGGCCATTCCGCCGTCGCTGACCGTCAAGTCGATCGATCCCAACGTCACCAGCCTGCAGCCGCTCTGGCGCGACTGGCGTTTCCTGCCGATGCTGCACGTCTCCCAGGACCTGGCTTCCGGCAGCGTCGATGCGGACGGGGACGGGGTCGCCGACGCGTTCGAGCGCTACTATTTCAACTCGACGGCTGCCGACGACAAGGCCAACAGCGACGGCGACGGCGCCACGCTGCTGCAGGAATACCTGCACGGCACCGATCCGACCGATGCCGACACGGACAACGACGGCCTGGAAGACGGGTTCGACGGCCTCGACCAGGACCGCCAGGGCAGCGGCTTCCAGTCGATGAAGGCCGAGTTCCGCCTGAACGGAACCCAGGACAGCTTCCTTCTCGTCGGCCGCTTCGGCACCGGGCCTTTCGTCTTCGACGAGTCGGTGGACACCGTCCTGGTCAGCGTCCGGACGATCAACGATGCGGCGCTCGTTTCGGCGACGCTGCCGCCGGGAAGCCTGACGGCCGACGGGCTCAAGTACTCGCTGAAGGATCCGGCCGGAGTAAATGGCGGCATCTCGCTGTTCGCGCTCAAGCTCGGCGACTCGCCCGAAAAACCGGCCTCGCTCAAGCTGAGGACGATCCACGAGGACCTGCCGGGTGTCGCAACGTCGGGAGTGCCGGTCTACCAGATCAGCGTCACGCTGCACCACGCAGCCGACAACAGCGATCGCAAGATCCTCGACGCGCGGCCGTGGACCGCTTCGCCGCGCATTACCCGCGCGCAGTCGACGCTGCCGACCGGCTCGGTGCCGGTCTATCACTGA
- the ettA gene encoding energy-dependent translational throttle protein EttA: protein MPQFIYTMKGLGKVHAPDTKVLEDIWLSFYFGAKIGVLGLNGAGKSSLLKVMAGEDTSFIGEAFPASGISVGFLHQEPRLDPAKDVRGNVEEGVAPIKALLARYDEVNAKLGEDLSPEEMDKVLDEQSKIQDKIEASNAWDLDSRLELAMDALRLPPADAEVSKLSGGERRRVALCRLLLQSPDLLLLDEPTNHLDAESVAWLERFLKDYAGTVVAVTHDRYFLDNVAGWILELDRGRGIPWEGNYSSWLEQKQNRLAQEEKTETRRQRTLERELEWIRMSARARQAKGKARLNAYEELLREDTAQKIEAAEIFIAPGPRLGDTVVAARGLRKGYGDNLLIDGLDFTLPRGGIVGIIGPNGAGKTTLFRMITGQEKPDSGTLKIGETVQIGYVDQSRDALDPDKSVWAQISGGHDEIELGKRKVASRAYVSWFNFKGAAQQRKVGSLSGGERNRVHLAELLKKGSNLLLLDEPTNDLDVDTLRALEEALVNFAGCAVVISHDRWFLDRIATHMLAFEGDSRAVWFEGNYQDYEADRHRRLGADADTPHRIRYRKLTA, encoded by the coding sequence ATGCCCCAATTTATCTACACGATGAAGGGTCTCGGGAAGGTGCACGCGCCCGACACCAAAGTACTCGAAGACATCTGGCTCTCTTTTTATTTCGGCGCGAAGATCGGCGTGCTCGGTCTGAACGGCGCCGGGAAAAGCTCGTTGCTGAAGGTCATGGCCGGCGAGGACACCAGTTTCATCGGCGAAGCCTTTCCCGCCTCCGGCATTTCAGTCGGCTTTCTTCACCAGGAGCCACGGCTCGATCCCGCGAAGGATGTGCGCGGGAACGTCGAAGAAGGCGTCGCGCCGATCAAGGCACTGCTGGCGCGGTACGATGAGGTCAACGCCAAGCTCGGAGAGGATCTGTCACCCGAAGAGATGGACAAGGTCCTCGACGAACAGTCGAAGATTCAAGACAAGATCGAGGCGTCGAACGCCTGGGACCTTGATTCGCGGCTCGAGCTGGCTATGGACGCGCTTCGGCTGCCGCCTGCCGACGCCGAGGTATCGAAACTGTCGGGCGGTGAACGCCGCCGCGTGGCGCTGTGCCGACTGCTGCTGCAGTCGCCCGATCTGTTGCTGCTCGACGAGCCCACCAACCATCTCGACGCGGAATCGGTCGCCTGGCTCGAGCGCTTCCTGAAGGACTATGCGGGCACGGTCGTGGCGGTGACACACGATCGCTACTTCCTCGACAACGTTGCCGGCTGGATTCTCGAACTGGATCGCGGCCGCGGCATTCCCTGGGAAGGCAACTATTCCTCGTGGCTCGAGCAGAAACAGAACCGCCTGGCCCAGGAGGAAAAAACTGAAACCCGCCGTCAGCGAACGCTGGAGCGCGAGCTTGAATGGATTCGGATGTCGGCGCGCGCGCGTCAGGCGAAAGGCAAAGCGCGCCTGAACGCGTACGAAGAACTGTTACGCGAAGACACGGCGCAAAAAATTGAAGCCGCTGAAATCTTTATCGCCCCCGGCCCCCGTCTTGGCGACACCGTCGTCGCGGCGCGCGGTCTGCGCAAGGGCTACGGAGATAATCTGCTGATCGACGGTCTCGACTTCACGCTGCCGCGCGGCGGTATCGTCGGCATCATTGGGCCAAACGGCGCCGGCAAGACGACGCTGTTCCGAATGATCACCGGCCAGGAAAAGCCCGACAGCGGTACGTTGAAGATTGGAGAAACCGTTCAGATCGGCTACGTCGATCAGAGTCGCGATGCGCTTGATCCCGACAAGAGCGTCTGGGCCCAGATTTCAGGCGGTCACGACGAGATCGAGCTGGGCAAGCGAAAAGTCGCGTCTCGCGCCTACGTGTCCTGGTTCAATTTCAAAGGCGCGGCACAACAGCGGAAGGTCGGCTCGCTGTCGGGCGGTGAACGGAACCGCGTGCATCTCGCGGAGCTGTTGAAAAAAGGCAGCAACCTGTTGCTGCTGGACGAGCCGACAAATGACCTCGACGTCGATACCCTGCGAGCGCTCGAGGAAGCGCTGGTGAATTTCGCCGGCTGCGCCGTCGTGATCAGCCACGACCGCTGGTTCCTCGACCGCATCGCGACGCACATGCTCGCGTTCGAAGGCGACTCGCGTGCCGTGTGGTTCGAGGGCAACTACCAGGATTACGAAGCCGACCGCCACCGCCGCCTCGGCGCCGACGCCGACACGCCCCACCGCATCCGCTACCGCAAGCTCACCGCATGA